The DNA window TGCTGCTGCAACTGATTGACCGCTCCGTCGACCGCGCCTCGCGCACAATCGAGTCGCGCGCCACCCGGCTGGAGCGCGACCAGCGCGAGCGCGTCGTAACCATGGCCGGCGTGTTCCACTCGCTCGCCGCAGTCGCCGTGTTCGCCGTTGCCGCGCTCATGATCCTCTCCGAGCTGGCGATCGACATCGCGCCGCTGATTGCCGGCGCCGGCCTGCTCGGACTGGCAATTGGCTTCGGGGCGCAGACGCTCGTCAAAGATCTGCTCGGCGGGCTGTTCATTCTGCTCGAAGACCAGTTCAACGTCGGCGACGGCGTGCGGGTGGGCGGTGTGTCCGGCGCGGTCGAGCGGATCACCCTGCGCGCCACCTACCTGCGCGACGCCGACGGCACGCGCCACCTGGTGCCGAACGGCGAGATCCGCGTCGTCTCGAACAGCACGGTCGGCTGGTCGCGCGCGATCATCGATGTGCGCGTCGGCTACGACCAGGACACCGGGCGCGTGATGCACGCGCTGGCGCAGGTGGTCGCGGAGACGAATGCCGACCCGGAACTGCAGCAGCACATGCTGGAACCGCTCGTGCTGAACGGCCTCGAAGCGCTCGACGTGGACACCATGCGCCTGCGCATCATGGGCAAGACCAAGACGGGCGAGCAGGACGCCGTCAACCGCGCCGTGCGCCAGCGCATCGTCGAGCGCTTCGCCGCCGAGCAGATCGGCCTGCCTATGTTCGGACGCGCCACGCGCGACGGGGGCATTTGAGACGCCGCGCGCGCCGTCCTATAATACAGTCACCATCCACTCCGGCCGACCGGCCGCCATTTTCCCCTCAGGAGGACAGGACTATGCTTAAGGGCTTGATGATGGACTACCCGCTGACCACACAGCACTTCATAGACCGCGCCACCACGCTGTTTGCCCGCAAGGAGATCGTCACGAAGGTCGGCCCGAACACGGAACGCCTGACATACGGCGAATGGGGCCGGCGTGTCAATCAACTGGCGAACGCGCTCAAACGGCTGGGCGTGGGGCGCGGCGACCGCGTCGGCACGCTGGCCTGGAACAATACGCGGCACCTCGAAGCGTACCTCGCCGTGCCGAGCATGGGCGCGGTGCTGCACACGCTGAACTTGCGCCTGCCGCTCGACCAACTGGCGTACATCATCAACCACGCCGAGGACAAGGTCATCATCGTGGACGGCACGGCCGCGCCGATCAACTGCGTGACGCTGCTGGAGAAGATCAAGGACAAGCTGACGACGGTCAAGCACTTCATCATCACGAGCGGTGCGCAGACGACGCTCTCCCCCGCGCTGGCCTACGAGGACCTGCTGAAAGCCGAATCGGACAACCACGCGTGGCCAAAGCTGGACGAGAACGAAGCGGGCGCACTCTGCTACACCTCAGGCACAACCGGCAACCCCAAGGGCGCGCTGTACTCGCATCGCGCGCTCGTCCTGCACTCGTTCATGGAGGCGATGTCCGACGGCCTCGGCCTGGCCGAGCGCGATGTGGTGATGCCGGTGGTGCCGATGTTCCATGCCAACGCGTGGGGCCTGGCATACACGGCCACCATGGTCGGCGCGAAGCAGGTCTTCCCCGGCCCGCATCTGACCGGCCCCGACCTGCTCGGCCTGATCCAGAGCGAGAAAGTGACCGTGACGGCCGGCGTGCCAACGATCTGGCTCGGCATCCTGGCCGAACTGGATAAGAATCCCGGCAAGTACGACATCTCCAGCCTGCGCGCGATGCCGGTCGGCGGCGCCGCCGCGCCGCGCGCGATGATCGAGGCGTACGAGAAGAAGTACCATGTGCCGATCCTGCACGCCTGGGGCATGACGGAACTGACGCCGGTTGGCACCATCTCGCAGCTCAAGTCGTACATGCAGGACTTGCCGGAAGATAAGCGCTTCGAGTACCGATCGAAGCAGGGCACCGCAGTCACCGGTATTGAACTGCGCGGTGTGGATGAGGAAGGCAACGCGGTGCCGTGGGACGGCAAGACGATGGGCGAGCTCGAAGTGCGCGGCCCGTGGGTCGTCAAGGAATACTACAAGATGGAAGGCAGCTCGGATCGCTTCCACAACGGCTGGTTCCGCACCGGCGACGTGGTGACGATCGACGACGAGGGCTTCATCAGCATCACCGACCGCACGAAAGACCTGGTCAAGAGCGGCGGCGAGTGGATCAGCAGCATCGACCTCGAGAACGCGATCATGGGACACCCGAAGGTGCTGGAAGCCGCGGTCATCGCCCTGCCGCACGCCAAGTGGCAGGAGCGCCCACTGGCGCTGGTCGTCGCCAAGCCGGACTTCAAGGGACAGATCACCAAGCAGGAGATCTACGACCTGATCGGCACTAAGTTCAACAAGCTCTGGCTGCCGGACGACATCGTCTTCATCGACGCGGTGCCGAAGACGAGCGTCGGCAAGTTCGACAAGAAGGTGCTGCGCGACCAGTTCAAGGACTTCAAGCTGCCGGAGTAGCGACGAGAAACGTGTTCAG is part of the Chloroflexota bacterium genome and encodes:
- a CDS encoding mechanosensitive ion channel yields the protein MNEATLTAAGDWLATHGLRIVLIVAGAWLLLQLIDRSVDRASRTIESRATRLERDQRERVVTMAGVFHSLAAVAVFAVAALMILSELAIDIAPLIAGAGLLGLAIGFGAQTLVKDLLGGLFILLEDQFNVGDGVRVGGVSGAVERITLRATYLRDADGTRHLVPNGEIRVVSNSTVGWSRAIIDVRVGYDQDTGRVMHALAQVVAETNADPELQQHMLEPLVLNGLEALDVDTMRLRIMGKTKTGEQDAVNRAVRQRIVERFAAEQIGLPMFGRATRDGGI
- a CDS encoding long-chain fatty acid--CoA ligase, yielding MMDYPLTTQHFIDRATTLFARKEIVTKVGPNTERLTYGEWGRRVNQLANALKRLGVGRGDRVGTLAWNNTRHLEAYLAVPSMGAVLHTLNLRLPLDQLAYIINHAEDKVIIVDGTAAPINCVTLLEKIKDKLTTVKHFIITSGAQTTLSPALAYEDLLKAESDNHAWPKLDENEAGALCYTSGTTGNPKGALYSHRALVLHSFMEAMSDGLGLAERDVVMPVVPMFHANAWGLAYTATMVGAKQVFPGPHLTGPDLLGLIQSEKVTVTAGVPTIWLGILAELDKNPGKYDISSLRAMPVGGAAAPRAMIEAYEKKYHVPILHAWGMTELTPVGTISQLKSYMQDLPEDKRFEYRSKQGTAVTGIELRGVDEEGNAVPWDGKTMGELEVRGPWVVKEYYKMEGSSDRFHNGWFRTGDVVTIDDEGFISITDRTKDLVKSGGEWISSIDLENAIMGHPKVLEAAVIALPHAKWQERPLALVVAKPDFKGQITKQEIYDLIGTKFNKLWLPDDIVFIDAVPKTSVGKFDKKVLRDQFKDFKLPE